Proteins from a single region of Peromyscus eremicus chromosome 9, PerEre_H2_v1, whole genome shotgun sequence:
- the LOC131919151 gene encoding histone-binding protein RBBP4-like, whose amino-acid sequence MADKEAAFDDAVEERVINEEYKIWKKNTPFLYDLVMTHALEWPSLTAQWLPDVTRPEGKDFSIHRLVLGTHTSDEQNHLVIASVQLPNDDAQFDASHYDSEKGEFGGFGSVSGKIEIEIKINHEGEVNRARYMPQNPCIIATKTPSSDVLVFDYTKHPSKPDPSGECNPDLRLRGHQKEGYGLSWNPNLSGHLLSASDDHTICLWDISAVPKEGKVVDAKTIFTGHTAVVEDVSWHLLHESLFGSVADDQKLMIWDTRSNNTSKPSHSVDAHTAEVNCLSFNPYSEFILATGSADKTVALWDLRNLKLKLHSFESHKDEIFQVQWSPHNETILASSGTDHRLNQWDLSKIGEEQSPEDAEDGPPELLFIHGGHTAKISDFSWNPNEPWVICSVSEDNIMQVWQMAENIYNDEDPEGSVDPEGQGS is encoded by the exons ATGGCTGACAAGGAAGCTGCCTTTGACGACGCGGTGGAAGAACGTGTGATCAACGAGGAGTACAAAATATGGAAGAAGAACACCCCTTTTCTTTATGATTTGGTGATGACCCATGCCCTGGAGTGGCCCAGTTTAACTGCCCAGTGGCTTCCAGATGTAACCAGGCCTGAAGGGAAAGATTTCAGCATTCATCGGCTTGTCCTGGGAACACACACATCTGATGAACAAAACCACCTGGTGATAGCCAGTGTCCAGCTCCCTAATGATGATGCTCAGTTTGATGCATCACACTATGACAGTGAAAAAGGAGAATTTGGAGGTTTTGGCTCTGTCAGTGGGAAAATTGAAATCGAAATCAAGATTAACCATGAAGGAGAAGTAAACAGGGCTCGGTACATGCCCCAGAACCCTTGCATCATTGCAACCAAGACTCCATCCAGTGATGTGCTTGTTTTCGACTACACAAAGCATCCTTCTAAACCAGACCCTTCTGGAGAGTGCAACCCAGATTTGCGTCTCCGTGGACATCAGAAAGAAGGTTATGGTCTTTCTTGGAATCCAAATCTCAGCGGGCACTTACTTAGTGCTTCAGATGACCATACCATCTGCCTATGGGACATCAGTGCAGttccaaaagaaggaaaagtggtGGATGCAAAGACCATCTTTACAGGGCATACAGCAGTAGTAGAGGACGTTTCCTGGCATCTGCTCCATGAGTCTCTGTTTGGGTCAGTTGCTGATGACCAGAAACTTATGATTTGGGATACTCGTTCAAACAATACTTCCAAGCCAAGCCACTCGGTCGATGCTCACACTGCTGAAGTGAACTGCCTGTCTTTCAATCCTTATAGTGAGTTCATTCTTGCCACAGGATCAGCTGACAAGACTGTTGCCTTGTGGGATCTGAGAAATCTGAAACTCAAGTTGCATTCCTTTGAATCACATAAGGATGAAATATTccaagttcagtggtcacctcaCAATGAGACTATTTTGGCTTCTAGTGGTACTGATCATAGGCTGAAT caatgggatTTAAGTAAAATTGGAGAAGAACAGTCCCCAGAAGATGCAGAAGATGGCCCACCGGAGTTGTTGTTTATTCATGGTGGTCACACTGCCAAGATATCTGATTTTTCCTGGAATCCCAATGAACCTTGGGTGATTTGTTCTGTATCAGAAGACAATATCATGCAAGTGTGGCAGATGGCAGAGAACATTTATAATGATGAAGACCCTGAAGGAAGCGTGGATCCAGAAGGACAAGGATCCTAG